A region of the Leucobacter komagatae genome:
GGCCAGCCTCAAATCCATGAGGCGCCCAGGGTGGGCTGTTTTGATGTTCAGCACATGAGCTTGATTTATTGGACGGAGTCTATTTAACTGGTCGCATGCGTTTCCACCCCGCGCCTTCCCGTTCGACAGCGTCCCCCGAATTCAGCGCCGCGCCCAGTTTTGTCGTCGCAGGGCTCTCACCCAACCTGGTCACCTACTCCGCGGGGCTCGCACTCCAGCAGGAGGCAGCGGCGAGGCTTGAGGCCGGCGTGGACACCGGCACCGTGCTCGCGCTCGAACACGAGCCAGTCTTCACAGCCGGAAGACGAGCAGAGCGCAACGAGTACCCGAGCGACGGCACCCCCGTTGTTCCGGTGAACCGGGGCGGGCGGGTCACTTGGCACGGGCCGGGTCAGCTCGTCGTCTACCCGGTGATTCGCCTCACTCACGGATTCGGCGGAGCTGACCTCGTGCACGCGCTTGAGCGGGCGCTCATCGCCACCGCTGCCGAGTTCGGTGTCTCAGGCAACCTCATTGAGGGCCGCACCGGTGTGTGGGCGCTGCCCGCCGCGCCGGGACCTCTGGTGCCCGCCAAGTTCGCACAGATCGGAATCCATGTCGGTAGGCGAATCGTGAGCCACGGGCTCGCACTCAACTGCAACAACGATCTCTCGCCGTTCGACACGTTCACCCCGTGCGGCATCACCGATGCTGGCGTGGCCTCGCTCACCCAGCTCGCGGGCCGCACAATCACGCCTGCAGATGCGCTCCCCGCGCTACAGGTACACCTGGCCCCCGTTCTCGAGAGGTTTGCCGCATGACCGTCAAGATTCTGCCTTCAACCGGGGAACGCCCCGAGCCCGAGGAGCGGCGGCTGCTGCGGGTCGAAGCGAAGAACGCCGCCACACCGATCGAGCGAAAGCCCGAGTGGATCAAGACTCGCGCACGCACCGGGCCCGAATACCGCGCCGTGCAGCAGCTCGTGAAGTCGGAAGGCCTGCACACCGTCTGCGCGGAAGCGGGGTGCCCGAACATCTACGAGTGCTGGGAGGACCGCGAGGCCACCTTCCTCATCGGCGGGTCGATCTGCACGCGCCGATGTGATTTCTGCCAAATCACGTCAGGGAAGCCACTCCCCCTGGACCGCGACGAGCCGCGACGGGTCGCCGAGTCCGTGCGCACAATGGGTCTCCGCTACGCAACGATCACAGGGGTCACCCGTGACGACCTGCCTGACACTGGTGCGTGGCTGTACGCCGAGACAATTCGCCAGATCCACGCGCTAAACCCTGGCGCCGGTGTTGAAGTCCTCGCTGACGACCTCGGCGGGCGACCGGAAGACCTTGAGCAGGTGTTCGAAGCATCGCCCGAGGTGTTCGCGCACAACCTTGAGACGGTGCCCCGCATCTTCCGGCGGATCAGGCCAGGGTTCCGCTACGAGCGCTCACTTGGGGTGCTCGAGCGGGCCCGCGCCGCGGGAATGATCACGAAGTCAAACCTCATTCTCGGCATGGGCGAGACTAGCGCCGAGATCAGCTCGACGATGCGCGAACTTCGCGACGCGGGCTGCGATATCCTCACCCTCACCCAGTACCTCCGGCCGTCGAAGCTGCACCACCCGGTCGAACGTTGGGTTCGCCCGGAAGAGTTCGTTGACCTCACGAAAGAGGCTGAGGGGTTGGGCTTCAGCGGGGTGCTTGCGGGCCCGCTCGTGCGTTCTTCTTACCGGGCGGGCAGGCTGTGGGCTCAGGCAATGACCCGAAAAGGCAACGCGATCCCCGCGCAACTGCGGCACTTGGAGAAAGCAGCAGAGACCGCGGACCTGGCTTCGACGTTCCCGCAGGCCGTCGCGACCCTGTAGCTCAGCGGCGGCATCGGGCAGCGACGGCCACAGGGTGCGACGCCTACCGCGCAGGCAGCAGGTCGAGGTCAGCGAGCACGGCGAGCACCTGTTCGTGCCTGTTGAACGTGTACAGGTGAATCGAGGGCGCCCCACCCTCGAGCAGCTCCCGCGCGAGGCCGATCGTGTGTTCGACACCGAGCTCGGGCGCATACCCGCCAGCCTCCTCGAGCGCGCGTTCCAGGGCGGGAGGCGCGGGGCGGCCCGCGAGCGACGCGACCTTCCGAAGCTGCCCGCTTGTCGAGACAGGCATGAGCCCAGGCAGCAGCGGCATGCCGAGCCCAGCTTCCCGAGCGGCATCCGCGAACGAAAGGTACTCGTCTGCCTCGAAGAAGAGCTGCGTGATCGCGAACTGCGCGCCCGCGGCCTCCTTCGCGAGCAACCAGTCGATGTCGGCGGAGCGCCCCCGCGAGAGCGGGTGCCCGTTCGGGTACGCCGCAACGGCTGTTCGCCCCACGCTTGTGAAAGCCGGCCGCTCGGCCCGCGCCTCCGCGATCAGCTCGGTGAGTTCGAGCGCGCTGAGCGACCCCGCGACCTCGGGAGCCGACTCGTCGAGGCCCTGCGGCGGGTCTCCGCGCAGGGCGAGGAAGTCGTGGATCCCGGCATCCATGATCCGGTGAATCGTGTCGCGGATCGCCTCGCGCGACTCGCGCACCGTCGTGAGGTGGGCGAGCGGCAGCGCGTCGGTGTGGTCGCGGAGGTACGCGAGCAGGTCGAGCGACGCATCGCGGTTCGAGCCGTTCGCCCCGTAGGTCACCGAGATGAAGTCGGGGCCGACGGCAGAGAGGTGCTGCACCGAGTTGCCGAGCGCGAGCGCCGCGGCCCCCGACCGTGCCGGGAAGACCTCGAATGAGAAGCGGGCGCGCGTGGGCGCACTACCCGTCAAGAGCGTCGCGTTCACACCCCACCCCCGAGTACCTGAGCCGGGCCGGCGAGCTCAGCGGTCGCGAGCTCGGTGCCGCGCACGCGGGCAGCGATCTTCGCGAACGCGACCTCGCGCGCGTGGTCTGGCGAGCCGTGGCGCGGCTTCTCATCGATGAGGTACGGCGAGAAGCCACAGTCGTCGGTGGAGCCCAGCAGCTCGGGCGGCACGAATCTGGCGGCCCGCACGAGCTGGTCGCGCACCTCCTCGGCGGTCTCGAGTTTGGGATGCGTCGGGTTGGTGACGCCGAGCAGCACGCGCGGCGCGGCCCGCCCCGCCGCGCTGAGTGCCGCAAGCTCCCTCCCGACGAGCCGAGCGACGCGATCGGGATCCTTCTCCGACGCCGCCTGCACGAGGAAGTAGCCGGCCTCGATCTGGAAGAGCTCGGGCAGCAACTCCGCGTAGTCGACGTCGGCGCTGTGCGCCGAGTCGTTGTCGTTCCCTGGGCAGGTGTGCACCCCGACGGCAGACCGCTCGGCGTCAGTCAGCTCGCCGAGCACCCGGTTGAGGAGCTCGATGAAGCGGCCGAGCGCTCGGGGGCCGGCCCACGGCGCGCGCACGTCGCGACGCAGCGCAAGCCTGCCCTCGGTGAAGTCGATCGATACGCGGCTTGCCCCGGCGACGAAACACCGCCGGATATCCTCCGCGCAGCCGGCAACGACGTCGTCGAGGAAAGCCTCGCGGGTGTAGTCGGCGAGCCCGGCCTCTGGGAACGTCAGCGACAGCATCGACGGTGAGATCACCGCCTGCTTGAGCGGGAGCGAGGTGGTTGCGCGTGCGCGCGCAACGTCGTCGGCTGCCCAGCCGAGGAACCGGAATGGAGCCGACGCGAGCGTCGGCACCACCCGGTGGTGCCCGTCCGCGAACACCGCAAACACGGGCCCGGCTTCAACGTCACCGCCTGCGAGCGGGTAGCTCGCGAAACTCTGGCGCCGCTGCTCGCCGTCGCTCACGATCTGGGAGCCGGTCTCGGCGAGCCGCCGGAGCGTGTCGGCCACCGCGTGATCCTGCTCGCGCTCGAGCTCGGCGGCGGAGATCGCGCCGATCTCGGCGTCGAGGACCGCCCGCTGCAGCCGCGAGGGCCGCGGGAGCGAACCGACCTGCTCCGTCGGCAGCCCGTCAGCGGGCCACGGCCGCACCCCGGCCGCGCCGAGGGCGATGCCCGCCGCCGCGACCACTACGCCTCCGCGCGCACGGCCTTCGCGGCCGTGACGAGGTTCTTGAGGCTTGCGACGGTCTCGTCGTAGCCGCGCGTCTTCAGCCCGCAGTCGGGGTTCACCCAGAGCTGCTCGCCCGGGATGCGGGCAGCGGCGATGCGGATGAGCTCGGTCTGCTCGTCAACGCCCGGCACGCGCGGCGAGTGGATGTCGTACACGCCCGGGCCGATGCCGCGCGAGTAGCCGTGGTCGCCCAGCGGCTCGACAACGTCCATGCGGCTACGCGCCGCCTCGATCGAGGTGACATCGGCGTCGAGCCCATCAACGGCCTCGATGATCTCACCGAACTCCGAGTAACAGAGGTGCGTGTGGATCTGCACCCCGGCGCCCGCGCCGCCCGTCGCGAGGCGGAACGAGCCGACCGACCAATCGAGGTACGCGGCCTGCCTCGCGCGGTCGAGCGGCAGCAGCTCGCGGAGTGCAGGCTCGTCGACCTGCACGATCCCGATGCCGGCGTCGACGAGGTCGGCGATCTCATCGCGAAGCGCGAGCGCGACCTGCGACGCCGTATCGCCGAGCGGTTGGTCGTCGCGCACGAACGAC
Encoded here:
- the lipB gene encoding lipoyl(octanoyl) transferase LipB: MRFHPAPSRSTASPEFSAAPSFVVAGLSPNLVTYSAGLALQQEAAARLEAGVDTGTVLALEHEPVFTAGRRAERNEYPSDGTPVVPVNRGGRVTWHGPGQLVVYPVIRLTHGFGGADLVHALERALIATAAEFGVSGNLIEGRTGVWALPAAPGPLVPAKFAQIGIHVGRRIVSHGLALNCNNDLSPFDTFTPCGITDAGVASLTQLAGRTITPADALPALQVHLAPVLERFAA
- the lipA gene encoding lipoyl synthase, with product MTVKILPSTGERPEPEERRLLRVEAKNAATPIERKPEWIKTRARTGPEYRAVQQLVKSEGLHTVCAEAGCPNIYECWEDREATFLIGGSICTRRCDFCQITSGKPLPLDRDEPRRVAESVRTMGLRYATITGVTRDDLPDTGAWLYAETIRQIHALNPGAGVEVLADDLGGRPEDLEQVFEASPEVFAHNLETVPRIFRRIRPGFRYERSLGVLERARAAGMITKSNLILGMGETSAEISSTMRELRDAGCDILTLTQYLRPSKLHHPVERWVRPEEFVDLTKEAEGLGFSGVLAGPLVRSSYRAGRLWAQAMTRKGNAIPAQLRHLEKAAETADLASTFPQAVATL
- a CDS encoding methylenetetrahydrofolate reductase gives rise to the protein MNATLLTGSAPTRARFSFEVFPARSGAAALALGNSVQHLSAVGPDFISVTYGANGSNRDASLDLLAYLRDHTDALPLAHLTTVRESREAIRDTIHRIMDAGIHDFLALRGDPPQGLDESAPEVAGSLSALELTELIAEARAERPAFTSVGRTAVAAYPNGHPLSRGRSADIDWLLAKEAAGAQFAITQLFFEADEYLSFADAAREAGLGMPLLPGLMPVSTSGQLRKVASLAGRPAPPALERALEEAGGYAPELGVEHTIGLARELLEGGAPSIHLYTFNRHEQVLAVLADLDLLPAR